From the Hoplias malabaricus isolate fHopMal1 chromosome 6, fHopMal1.hap1, whole genome shotgun sequence genome, the window TTAATGTAGGCTGTCGAGAGAGTAGATTTATTTGACTTTGCAGAGTATCATGGTAGTTTGCTACTGAATTAGGCTGTTGTTCCAGCTTCTTATTAACTTGTGCTTACTTGTAACAATCCCATTAGCATGAGTGGTTGATTATGGTGGATTTAATTACACAAAAGCCCCTTTTTATTAGTTAAAATGTAACCTGAACCCATTAGATAATGAGACACATTCTCTATGAATGTAACAAATGTTGTGTACTGAATACAAAATAATTTGGGTAGATATATTAATGCTCCATTTCCCCTCTTATAATGTGAGCAACAATTCAGCagatttatttttagattttttccACTATAAATCCTTTTAAAGCAGGTATGAGAAACTGTAAGTACTTACACATGCAGAGGCTTCAATGTTCCACCCCAGAGAAAATGTAACTCTACTTTTTCTGTCTCACTATTTGTATATTCACCAAGCTTGAACTGAGCAGGATGTCTTTATTACAAATCTGCTTTTCATTGTGTCAGGTTTGGGCAGCACTAAGTACTGAGAGTTCTAATACCTTACAATGCTAATGTGCACTCTAATAGAAGACTACTCAGGTCCTGTGTCCAAAAATACAATGTAGCTGCATCCATAAGAATATGATAAACTCACAGGTcctcaaaacattaaaatggtgTTCCAGAGCAGGGCTAATGCTTCCCCCAACTCACCACTTGAATGATTTCTTTGTCTTCTTCTTGAAATTTTAAACCTGCCCTAAATTAACATAGACGTTAAGGAAGTGGGGGGAACAGAGAAGGGGAATCTCAAAAGCAGGACTCATAAGATACATCAGCGCTGTGTCTGAAAGGGCACGGAGCTCAAAAGGCTGGCACTGAGCAAAAGAAATAGACACAAATGATGATAACTGGCAAAAATCAAACAAGAAGGCTGTTGGGGTCCCCAGAGCAGTGAACTGGTCACTTTAGAGTCATGGAGTTTTAAGAGAGCACTCTGGGGAGTTTAACCACCAGATAATGGGGTGAAACTGGGGACAACAAATGATTATAAGAAAAtatactggaaaaaaaaaactcttggtataaaaatgtaaacaaaacaaaatgaactGGGTTCCCACCAAAGTCAGAATGACCATTATTTGGATTTGATCTTTGGAAGCTGCTTCGGGATCGTTTGTTTGtgctaaaataaaactgaattcaTAAGGTGTATCAGACGTAAAACTCCATAGTGCTTTGACAAAACATGCTGGGGCGCTTTACTGTGTCTACAGACAATACCAGGAGTGTACACTGCAGTTATTTAGAGAAGCAGCGGGTGCAAATCATGTCCTGCTGGGAGTAGAAGGAAACTGCAGGTTAATCTTGTCATTAACTTGGCTCAGCCTGTGAGCCATTCAAAAAGAGAAGAAACCTGCTGCTGTAGGATCAGGACTAACCCAGTCTTTACTGACCAGCGGGAGGCTACTATTTGAAAAAGCAACAAACATAAAGCTTTTACTTAAAACATTTCACCAACGCTCTTTAAACGTATGTTGTTTCAGTAAAGGctttatatttgttgtttaaaaaaaagagaacatatAGAAAAATGAGGATTATAATAAATGTCCAAAGTCTGGTAGACCACTAAAACAGTCCCCTTTTTATACCCAGGACCTTTAGGAGAAATCAGGCATTTTCTCAAATGATTTGTCTATATCAGCGGTTCACAAACTGGGGGCCGCAGAAAAGCATTAGAGGTTGTATCCcttttttatgattttcagTTATGTTCATTCATCATTAACTTATTTGGCCATAAAtccatgatttaaaaaataattataatttaaaaaatcaagtTGTAAAAATACATATCTGCCAGCCAATCACAACTCATTTTGTCTGTCCAATTACACCAAGGACTGAAAAATTGTGCAGTGAAAGACCCATCCATCGCACTGAGGTAGGACATCTGCtacgttttttatttattttgtcattaCTGTCCACAAAGTGGGCCCcatattagaaaaaaaagaagtttgAGAACCGCTGGTCTATATGTCATGAAAAAGCCATTGTACTGACACCCAGTGGCCTGGAGCCATTTTTAACCTTATGGAGAATACCCTCTGTGGAACATAACTATTTCATAACAATGATTTGCTAAttgtttaaggtaaaaatatctGATTGCTTCTTCAAAGCTTTAATAATTAAGCTTCTCCTTCAGGTTCTTAAGGAGAAGAGAGATAAGTGTGAATAATGCTCctttatacaaatatataataagtatgtatttttatatattaccaAAAATTACAAGTCAGAACCTGGAAGTAAGAAATATACATATGAGACACATGGTGGTGCCACAGTCTCACTAAAAGCAGCTCTCGGACTCTGTCATTGCCATTAAAAGCAGACCAATGACTAATAATATCCCACCTAAGACAAAGTGTGTTAGATTTCAGTGTCATagtgtacaaacagagcagaaaaAGTAGCATTGGCCCCTTAAGGGTGTTATTTTATTCTCTTGCTCAGTGTCCCACAGGGAACAGAGGAACAATGTCTATGCAAACagccaaatctctctctctctctctctctctctctctctctctctctctctctctctctctctctcacacacacacacacacacacaccacacacacacacacagtgggtaAAATTtggatgtgtctgatccactcgcaccagcgcaacacacaccaacacactaccaccacatcagtgttactgcagcactggAAGTTATCTACCACCccagtcatacctgctctgcggtggtcctttgggggtcctgaccattgaagaacagggagaaacAGAGGtaggaaagtatgcagagaaacaggtggactacagtctgtaattgtagaactataacaCATGCTCCTGTATgtaagtgtgcgtgtgtgtgtgtgtgtgtgtgtgtgtgtgtgtgcatatatgaATAAAAGTGTTATATGGGCCATGAACTGGACTTCACTTTACTTGGGTTGTTATCTGCATGACAGCTGTGACTCAGCACTTTACTTTGGCCCTTGTAGGTCCCTGCAGGTCCTTGCCTGGCCCCTACACATACCACATTCCCTTCACTCTGCTCCAGCCTCgggctaacacacacacactgtttgctAAACATGTTCTCTGGAGATGTTCCTCCTAATCAACTGTTTTTATATTCCTCCAGCTCTGGGATTTGTGTCCAGTTAAAagtaatttaatttaacaaGAGGCGTCAGAGTAGGGAATACGTGGTGAACAAATAATTTAAGCGAAGGAGTGATGCTGGAGAATAAAGAAGTAAGATTTCAAGCCCCTTATTTACATCAATATGCATAAAACCAAGGTCTCTCTGTCAAGGTTTAACAATAAAAACCCTTGAGGTAAAAACATATAATGCTTGATTTTCAGAACACAAAACCCTGACATTAATGGAATACTGGAGAGCAGTAATGAATCCCTTAAATGTTGTTGTtagtttttaaacaatgaatatTTGTAGTGGCCCACATCTACATATGTAAATCAAGGTACATATGTAAATCAAGAGCAATGCTCACAAATGTTTCACAAAAGGCTAACAAATGTTTCCTCAAGAACCTTTGAATGACAAGGTAAAATTGGGgtaacaaattatgcagagcaacagaattataagtctacacacacacacactcacacacacacacaaggatgttgagtgcagaaacattttaatgttgtggctgaccTGTGTACATTAAATTGAAGCATGATATTAATCAAAATACTTTATTACGAGTCAAATTTCAATTCACCATCATCCTTCGTGCATaaggtgattaaaaaaaactaaagaactGAAGAAAATAATAAACTTTATTCAGTAAGTACGTTTCATATTATTTGCCGTTTTGTATCTTTAGTGAAAGGAAAACATAGgaaaattattaatcaaatcatGAGTCATTGTCATAGATATATAGAGATCAAGAAAAACACTATTTAATTGAAAGCTAATTTAAAGGTGTAGTAGGCAATTTCGTTACCTTTCTAAGTAGTACAAATTAACTGTAAAAAATGAAGGACAAGAttaaaaatagttattttaGCAATGCAATTAACAGAAATGCATTCTGTGCTGAGGAAACTTGTTTGGAAAACTGCATTCCGGACGGTCCAGAGTGACTGTCTTTGTTGTTGCAGTTTACTTGCTTGGCCTCCAGAGGTCCCTAGTATACACTAGCTCTACCTGTTCATAGttgaactacaataacacaaataGACACGGTAGTGCTTTTAAAAGACAGGGTAACGGCTGTTAGAACTCCAAATAAAATTCTGCATTTAGGATTCGTTTTTTTCTAGTGTAGTTGATTTATTCTGGAGATGTATCACAGATATATAAACATCATCCACTATCTTGTAAGCCTGCTGTGTgtagattttatttaaatgaaaataaacataaaatcttGCACAagttttctgtttacatttatggGATATGCCCTTAACCAGAGTGACTTACAAGGTTACTGGTATTACAGGAAGGCCAATGCagagttaggagtcttgcccaaagaCTTTTATTGGTGCAGCACAGACTGGTTTCTCAGACCGATATTCAAACCCAGGTCTCTCACATGGGGGCCAATGGTGTTATGTGGTTTATGTTCTCCACGTTTTTGGTGATAGATATATATCATAAACCATCACATTACATAtgtatttatgttattttagtAATAGCAAAGATACTGAGATCACTAGTACAAAACAGGTATGAGCATAATGTGgaatggtgttttttttgttttttcttacgAAGAATCCCACTCACATGGAGTCCCAAAGGAGGGTCCAATACACGGTCTAGTGGTAAATCTGTCTCCATTTTGGGTCAGCCTTTACGTCCTAGTAGTCAAATTATATCAGTCCTGTCTCGTGCCAGAAAGTACATGTTTCTTTATAGAATTCCATTCAAAATATTCATGCATTCATACTCTACAAATCACTTAATCGCAACAAAGGCTGTAATGGTCTGGACCCTGTCCCTACACCTAAACAAAATGTACAAGGAAGGTGTATACATTAGATAGGGGGCCATTCCAATGTAGGATGTCAGACACTTGTCcagtcctcacacactcacctgtgggtAACTGTGCACTAAAATATGTTAAGACTTTGGGAGAAACCAGAAAACCTGTAGGAAACCAATGGAGAAAGGTGCCAATGGACAGAGCTCAAGAGCATGAGACTGACAACATTTGGGATTCTAATTTACATTTCGTTAGATCTACTAAACAGACTATTAACATTAAATAcactaaaaatattttcatgatCATCAAGATTAGCATACATTTTTTACCAAAAATATCTTCTCATCTTCTCATGCAAAATATTGCCACCATTCAACCATACTCTCctgtacacacacccacagatcCTTTAGTCCTCTAAGTTGCTGACACTTCTTTTTTACTCTTGCAGGAGAGCCTGTTTAAACAGGACTTGGGTAGGAAGGGCACCTTCTCCAGGCGGGATAGATAGACAAGGGGCTGGATGCTGCTGCTGATGTTGAGGAAAGCAAAACCCACCGGCTGAACGTAGCAGCTGAAGGCCATTGGAGTGTAGTGATCCTGGAAGGGGAATAGAGCTACTGGAGGCAAGTAGTTGCACACAATAATGCCCAGAAGAGAGAGCACCATCTTGAAGGCCTTCTTCTTCATGGGATGCATCTCATCTTTGCCTGCACCTCTTGAGCGTTTCAGTGCCCAAAGAATGGACAAATTGCAGACCACCATCCAGGCAAATATGGCCAGGATCTCGCCCATGAAAACCTTCTCAAAGTTGGGGAGGCCTCCAACGGATTTAGCCGAGGCGTAAGCAAAGGTGAGGCACAGGACCAACACAGAGAGGCCGATCCTGTACTTACTATCCTTCAATTGTCCGAAGGTTATGGGGAAGAGGACAGCTATAAATCTGTCCAAGCAAATACAAGAAAGGAAAAGAGGGCCACTTGTGTCCTTCACGCCATACGAGAACTTCAGTGCCGTCCAGACTTGCATGCTCCCCCAATGGTAGAGGTTGAGGAAGCTTATGGGCACCATGAGCCCAAAATATGCATCCATGAAGGCCAAGCAGCCCAGAAAAATGTCTGAAGTGGACGGCTCATGCCTGTTGCGaatcaatatggcaatgaccaAGAGGTTGGCTGGAAACCCCACCACTATGTTAAAGGTTTGCACCACCAGATCGAAGAGGATGCCCTCCACCATGTTGTCACAGCCGTCAAACACACTGAAAGGCTTATGAGTGGTGTTAGGAAGTTCCAGGGTGATGTTATAGGGGGAGAGGGTAGGTTCCATGGTGAAGTTGGTTTGGGAGTAGTTGCTGCGTTGTTCCCACATGGCTTCAGTGGAGTTATTCCGGCAGAATGAGATTCTGAGGGTCAAAGCAGGTGTGAGTTATTGTTTATTCTTATCTGAAAGTAAGTGGGTAGACATTTAGTGACTTATTAAGCTTGTTTCCCATTTGTAATCCCAAGATTTATTTCAGTGatgtttccaaaaaaaaaaaaaaaactaacaaaaaaggcctaagtaaaaaaatacaaaaaacaaaaatgtatttttcaatgGCTTCATACACTGAAATCTTAAAGTCCTTATATCtactattatttatatttttcagagGAAAATGTTATTGCTCATAGGTTGCTTTGCAATGGTTCAGAAGACATTCTGGTGATTCTCCTAAAGGAGAATCCTAGGAGATATTAGGACCTgctttttgatttttctttcctcagggttcattcattcattgatttaatcattcatattctgtaactgcttcacctTGATTAGACTTGTGGCATGTCCAAAGCCAAaccagaatcactgaccacaaGACAAGAACACAGCTTGGACAGGGCACCTGAGAAACATCTCAACATCATGTTTCGGTGTCAGGAAAATAAATCATAGACTacaaacacagcagagagtCTGGAGACCGGAGCAGATGCCCCTCAGGGTGTTATTGTGTTCTACTACACACTGCAGAGTCCCACTGGGAACAGAGAAATGGTGCCTGAACAAACAGccagaggagacacacacacacaccaccatacTTCGCAGCATGTGATGTCTACATTATTCCTGATAATAATTCCTATTATTTCAGGTTTTATTTCAGTATATGGTTTATTGGAGTATATTGTTTCAGATAGCTCTGATTTGTCTACACACTTTTGCgacagtttcagacacataTCTATGTGCAGAAAGGTTTTTACAAACTGATGTGGGAACTGAGATTACTGTGCCCTGTTATTTTGTTCCTTAATTCATATTTGTGCAGTTGATTGCTTATTGTTCTTTGCGTAAATGCTGCTTTCTGGTTTTTCAGTAGCTCATTTTCTGAATGACTGGCTCTTCTCTTATCCTCTTTACCATGGCTCTGAATGAGTGCTATGAACTCTTGCTTGAAACACGTATCTTATTCACAAATCCATGAACATGGACCAAGTTTAAAAAGAGCCATGTTTAAGGCCTTTAATCTGGAGCTTTTTTGTTCTTTAATGACGCTCATTCTTCTCATCAGCTACTTCTCTAACCCTGCATTAAGAGTACTGGGTCTGAGCAAAGAAGACAGTAACTGAGTTCAAACACAGTCTTTTATAACCAAGCTCCTGTTTAGTACTGCCCTTTAAGCTCAACAGGGACTAGAGCTGCCCTTCAGCTGTGGCTTGTCTGGGCCCCTGCAGGTCCCTCGCGGCGCCTACACATACCTCATTCCCTTCGCTCTGCTCcagcctctcacacacacacacacagtatttgcTAAACATGTTCTCTGGAGATGACCCTCCTAATCAGCTgggtttttatatttattcatttggcTCTGGGATTTGTGTCCAGTTAAATGTAGAAAACGGACATTGGATTTAATAAGAGGT encodes:
- the LOC136699434 gene encoding G-protein coupled receptor 183-like; this encodes MWEQRSNYSQTNFTMEPTLSPYNITLELPNTTHKPFSVFDGCDNMVEGILFDLVVQTFNIVVGFPANLLVIAILIRNRHEPSTSDIFLGCLAFMDAYFGLMVPISFLNLYHWGSMQVWTALKFSYGVKDTSGPLFLSCICLDRFIAVLFPITFGQLKDSKYRIGLSVLVLCLTFAYASAKSVGGLPNFEKVFMGEILAIFAWMVVCNLSILWALKRSRGAGKDEMHPMKKKAFKMVLSLLGIIVCNYLPPVALFPFQDHYTPMAFSCYVQPVGFAFLNISSSIQPLVYLSRLEKVPFLPKSCLNRLSCKSKKEVSAT